A portion of the Leptospira noumeaensis genome contains these proteins:
- a CDS encoding nitrilase-related carbon-nitrogen hydrolase, translating into MRFPVSFSVFISILIFTIHCQKQVVPQEEISKNIPSPKVYIQKEGLGKRGSFVGMEPYLNQYSYATDESFYLALNEYFQLAKENELLFVDRSIIVLPEYIGTWLVATAEDKSIFQVKTIQEAMEVLVKQNLGSFLWHYLFSNSYSSDTLKETLFRMKAWQMTDRYQSVFARLAREYRVSILAGSIVLPHPKVIEGKITPTDGPLENVSFYFHPDGRVDDKIVRKLFPIVDEKEFLSEGKLDENPSYQTTLGKLYTMVCADSWFPEVYKEFKKSESELLAVPSFVSPADAWTTKWQGYNGYANPKDVDSKDIGVISERTAWKKYAMNGRLKDPKVKAGINVFFRGEIWDLAASGDAFLNLGGKPVSNVVKEEKNQGRIYVLYL; encoded by the coding sequence ATGCGTTTTCCCGTTTCTTTTTCTGTTTTTATAAGCATTCTCATTTTTACGATCCATTGCCAAAAGCAAGTTGTACCTCAAGAGGAAATCTCCAAAAATATTCCCAGTCCAAAGGTATACATTCAAAAAGAAGGATTGGGAAAACGGGGAAGTTTTGTAGGGATGGAACCCTATCTTAACCAGTACAGTTACGCAACAGACGAAAGTTTTTATTTGGCTTTGAATGAATACTTCCAATTGGCAAAAGAAAACGAACTACTATTTGTGGATCGGAGCATCATTGTCCTACCCGAATACATTGGAACTTGGCTTGTTGCGACGGCCGAAGACAAATCCATTTTCCAGGTGAAAACAATCCAAGAAGCAATGGAAGTTTTGGTAAAACAAAACCTGGGTTCTTTCCTTTGGCATTATCTCTTTAGCAATTCTTATTCAAGTGACACATTAAAAGAAACACTCTTTCGTATGAAGGCTTGGCAAATGACTGACAGATACCAATCTGTTTTTGCAAGACTTGCTCGTGAGTATCGAGTTTCCATCCTGGCCGGTTCCATTGTACTTCCTCATCCCAAAGTCATTGAAGGAAAAATCACTCCTACAGATGGGCCTTTGGAAAACGTAAGTTTTTATTTTCATCCGGATGGCAGAGTGGATGACAAAATTGTAAGGAAACTTTTTCCCATAGTAGACGAGAAAGAATTTTTAAGCGAAGGTAAACTTGATGAGAATCCAAGTTACCAAACTACGCTTGGGAAACTATATACGATGGTTTGTGCCGATTCTTGGTTTCCAGAAGTATATAAGGAGTTTAAAAAATCAGAATCGGAACTCCTTGCCGTTCCTTCGTTTGTATCACCTGCGGATGCTTGGACTACTAAATGGCAGGGTTACAACGGTTATGCGAATCCAAAAGATGTCGATTCCAAAGACATTGGTGTTATTTCCGAACGAACGGCTTGGAAAAAATATGCGATGAATGGTCGCCTGAAAGATCCAAAGGTAAAAGCAGGTATCAATGTATTTTTCCGAGGTGAAATTTGGGATTTAGCTGCCAGTGGGGATGCTTTCCTAAATCTCGGAGGAAAACCAGTTTCGAATGTTGTGAAAGAAGAAAAAAACCAAGGAAGAATCTATGTACTCTATCTCTAG
- a CDS encoding FAD-dependent oxidoreductase, with protein MKSGIYRDYKSYAKNETILVDVVVIGSGCGGSTMAYELSKKGIKVALIEQGGNYHTGTFDNHELNMGGKVSAERNFHTTADGGINLVYGNNLGGASVHYWADSYRTPDDRLLLWNRKYGIENHLPEDLHSYWPELEADLHVTPAGEESFNPMNRLFRSASQRLGWEGHSVPQARKNCQKSGHCMQGCMFGAKQSQLVTHIPRAVQLGTDVYTDLRAEKLVMKGQKVAGLEAVVIDRRTLRPTATKVIFQSKAVCVSAGGFGSSTFLLRNGLKKRLPALGEYLAINPSPMVHALYEEPIIQWRNIPAAYGVEDFRLARYQNGKYKEGGYMLMPNQLQPATLAALVPSFGKDHYSYMKQMEHLGGTIGWIDDVDGELGSIEVDLFGKRKINYPFGKVTKQIFSDLTYKQMKLNFEAGAKEVLLAGMKLRKFSKLPKKEEIDSLAWRPAEFPMAAPHPAGGCRMGKSIENSVVNSRHQVHGFENLFVADSSVFPTGVSVDPSFTIMAFSKKASEFVMDVM; from the coding sequence ATGAAATCTGGAATTTATCGTGATTACAAAAGTTATGCGAAGAATGAAACCATCCTTGTTGATGTAGTGGTAATTGGTTCTGGATGCGGTGGGTCAACTATGGCCTATGAACTTTCCAAAAAAGGAATCAAAGTGGCCCTTATCGAACAGGGCGGAAACTATCATACAGGAACCTTTGATAACCATGAACTCAATATGGGTGGCAAAGTTTCAGCAGAGAGAAATTTTCATACCACAGCAGATGGTGGGATCAACCTTGTGTATGGAAATAATTTGGGTGGGGCATCGGTTCATTATTGGGCTGATAGTTACCGCACACCGGATGACCGGTTGTTATTATGGAATCGTAAGTACGGAATCGAAAATCACCTTCCCGAAGATTTACATTCCTATTGGCCGGAATTGGAAGCTGACCTTCATGTAACCCCAGCGGGTGAAGAATCTTTTAATCCGATGAACCGACTGTTTCGTAGTGCCTCACAAAGATTAGGTTGGGAAGGTCATTCCGTCCCACAAGCTAGAAAAAACTGTCAGAAGTCCGGACATTGTATGCAAGGATGTATGTTTGGAGCCAAACAGTCCCAACTTGTAACTCATATCCCAAGAGCCGTTCAATTGGGTACAGATGTTTATACTGATCTTCGTGCGGAAAAGTTAGTGATGAAAGGACAGAAAGTTGCCGGACTCGAAGCTGTGGTGATTGATAGAAGGACACTTCGACCTACGGCCACAAAGGTAATTTTCCAATCCAAAGCAGTTTGTGTTTCCGCAGGTGGATTTGGAAGTTCAACTTTTTTACTTCGTAATGGTTTAAAAAAAAGGTTACCTGCACTTGGTGAGTATTTAGCAATCAATCCATCTCCCATGGTACATGCATTATATGAAGAACCCATCATCCAATGGAGAAACATTCCTGCAGCATATGGAGTGGAGGACTTTCGTTTGGCTAGATACCAAAATGGAAAGTACAAAGAGGGTGGGTATATGCTGATGCCAAACCAATTGCAACCGGCCACTCTTGCGGCCCTCGTCCCTAGTTTTGGAAAAGATCATTATTCTTATATGAAACAAATGGAACATTTAGGTGGAACCATTGGATGGATTGATGACGTGGACGGGGAACTTGGTTCCATCGAAGTGGATCTATTTGGAAAGAGAAAAATCAATTACCCTTTTGGAAAGGTCACCAAACAAATCTTTAGTGATCTCACATACAAACAAATGAAGTTAAATTTTGAAGCAGGTGCCAAAGAAGTATTACTTGCGGGTATGAAACTTCGCAAATTCTCCAAATTACCTAAAAAAGAAGAAATTGATTCTCTGGCATGGAGGCCTGCGGAATTTCCAATGGCGGCTCCCCATCCTGCGGGCGGGTGCCGGATGGGAAAATCGATTGAAAATTCTGTTGTGAATTCTCGCCACCAAGTGCATGGATTTGAGAACCTGTTTGTGGCAGACTCTTCTGTTTTTCCTACAGGAGTAAGTGTAGATCCTAGTTTTACCATTATGGCTTTTAGTAAAAAAGCCTCAGAGTTTGTAATGGATGTTATGTGA
- the rlmD gene encoding 23S rRNA (uracil(1939)-C(5))-methyltransferase RlmD translates to MTQTNPGTKICTHFGTCGGCNYLDIDYTKELRKKEQNIKELFKTYRHLEFRTIVPSPSPEKYRHKIQLPFGRRIIGNKTLLTLGLFNKESTFVLDQTECDIQDPGLTEIALAVKQWARREGLLPYNEKSRRGMMKYLVARKSFSTGEIILGIVTAKEDIPHAKDASKRLHTAIQNRIGKTGKFGKIVGIIQNINTKHTTMALGREEHLLWGRPYIHEHFGKHKFRVGLSTFLQVNPIQTPSLYNLVLDEIEPESRVIDAYSGIGTISFWISGNCKEVMGIEENPNSHRTALESIKYNKVHNVRFRKGRVAEVLPSLFGKNYDTLVLDPPRTGLGVEVAETILGMGFKKIVYVSCDPVSLREDTNLLARQYFLNSVQPVDMFPRTDHVETVAVFRNKNLT, encoded by the coding sequence ATGACACAAACCAATCCCGGTACAAAAATCTGCACCCACTTCGGAACCTGTGGTGGTTGTAATTATCTAGACATTGATTACACCAAAGAACTTCGTAAAAAAGAACAAAACATCAAAGAACTTTTTAAAACATATCGCCACTTAGAATTTCGTACCATTGTTCCAAGCCCTTCTCCTGAGAAATACCGTCACAAAATCCAACTTCCTTTCGGAAGAAGGATCATTGGAAACAAAACTCTCCTTACTTTGGGTCTCTTTAATAAGGAATCCACATTTGTCCTAGACCAAACCGAATGCGATATCCAAGATCCAGGTCTTACGGAAATTGCACTGGCCGTCAAACAATGGGCTAGGCGAGAAGGACTCCTTCCTTATAACGAAAAATCTAGACGCGGAATGATGAAATACCTTGTGGCAAGAAAATCTTTTTCTACCGGAGAAATCATTTTAGGAATTGTTACAGCGAAAGAAGATATTCCACACGCAAAAGATGCTTCCAAAAGACTCCACACTGCCATTCAAAACCGAATTGGTAAAACGGGAAAGTTTGGTAAAATAGTTGGTATCATCCAAAACATCAATACCAAACACACCACCATGGCACTAGGTCGCGAAGAACATTTGTTATGGGGTAGACCATACATCCACGAACATTTTGGAAAACATAAATTCCGCGTAGGCCTTTCTACTTTTTTACAAGTAAACCCCATCCAAACGCCAAGTTTGTATAATTTGGTTTTGGATGAAATTGAACCAGAATCCCGTGTCATTGATGCGTATTCAGGGATTGGAACCATTTCATTTTGGATTTCAGGAAATTGTAAAGAAGTGATGGGAATCGAAGAAAATCCCAATTCTCATAGAACAGCCTTGGAATCTATTAAGTATAATAAGGTACATAATGTACGGTTTCGCAAAGGTAGAGTGGCCGAAGTATTACCAAGTTTATTTGGAAAAAACTATGACACCTTAGTACTGGATCCGCCGCGCACAGGACTCGGTGTCGAAGTGGCAGAAACCATTTTAGGAATGGGTTTTAAAAAAATAGTCTATGTATCTTGTGATCCAGTGAGCCTAAGAGAGGACACAAACCTTCTCGCAAGACAATACTTTTTAAATTCCGTCCAACCTGTGGATATGTTTCCAAGAACTGACCACGTAGAAACCGTAGCAGTTTTTAGAAATAAAAATCTCACATAA
- a CDS encoding quinone-dependent dihydroorotate dehydrogenase: MLYNHIIKPILFHLDPESAHHLVATFLSLSQKIPFFHKTLSSLFQYKSKRLEQTIQGIHFPNPLGLAAGFDKTTELFPTMIHMGFGFIEVGTITAKKQPGNDKPRLFRYPNHKALINRMGFNNPGADIAESNLKNQRKNGIRGINAGKSKVTELENAVGDYVYTLKKLVPYGDYAVINISSPNTPGLRSLQSKKTLIDLIQGIHSAFDHKFPIPLYLKFAPDLSEEELVDNLKVCLDYKINGVILTNTTLNKEVLGETNPEEGGLSGAPLFERSLHFVSLAYKTLKGQIPIIGVGGIDSGEKAKRMIEAGANLIQIYTGYIYEGPFLPYQICSYLDKVIKEKKLSNISELVGTGNPL, encoded by the coding sequence TTGTTATACAATCACATCATCAAACCTATTCTCTTTCATTTAGATCCAGAATCTGCACACCATTTGGTGGCAACTTTCCTTTCTCTTTCACAAAAAATCCCTTTTTTCCATAAAACCCTTAGTTCCCTATTCCAATACAAATCCAAACGATTGGAACAAACCATCCAAGGGATCCATTTTCCCAATCCATTAGGACTTGCTGCAGGTTTTGACAAAACCACAGAACTATTTCCTACAATGATTCATATGGGATTTGGATTCATCGAAGTGGGAACCATCACTGCCAAAAAACAACCAGGCAATGACAAACCAAGACTCTTTCGTTATCCAAATCACAAAGCCCTCATCAACCGAATGGGATTCAATAACCCAGGTGCAGATATCGCCGAATCCAATTTAAAGAACCAACGAAAAAATGGAATCCGTGGGATCAATGCTGGTAAATCCAAAGTCACTGAATTAGAAAATGCTGTTGGTGATTATGTTTATACACTAAAGAAGTTGGTTCCTTATGGAGATTACGCTGTCATTAATATCAGCTCTCCCAATACTCCGGGATTACGTTCTCTCCAATCCAAAAAAACTTTAATTGATCTCATTCAAGGAATCCATTCTGCTTTTGATCACAAATTTCCCATTCCTTTGTATTTAAAATTTGCTCCCGACTTATCAGAAGAAGAGTTAGTCGATAATCTAAAAGTATGTTTGGATTATAAAATTAATGGTGTCATACTGACTAACACCACACTAAACAAAGAGGTACTCGGGGAAACCAATCCAGAAGAAGGTGGACTTTCCGGTGCACCACTATTTGAAAGATCCCTTCACTTTGTATCCCTTGCTTACAAAACTCTAAAAGGACAAATTCCTATCATCGGAGTGGGAGGAATCGACTCAGGTGAAAAAGCAAAACGTATGATCGAAGCCGGAGCCAACCTCATCCAAATTTATACAGGTTATATCTACGAAGGACCATTTCTTCCTTACCAAATTTGTTCTTATCTCGACAAAGTGATCAAAGAAAAGAAACTCTCCAATATCTCCGAACTTGTAGGAACCGGAAATCCATTATGA
- a CDS encoding sensor histidine kinase has translation MTINSSFPRIWQNPSDFPADVVLRELENLLRSNPDFWLKINKEGIIVDYKSSRFVNIGDKPETLLGKHIDVGLPPYLREIATEALAYLSEKKSQVFWKEYSYGIEPNIRHVEVRFVVLYEGYIMSNHRDITERKRLESAFLESESRFLSMAQNAADSIVIINDEGIIQFFNKTAEKTFSYDQEEVIGKNISLIIPDGYKGKQNTFLKKYKDTEFQHLIGVGRELVAQRKSGEIFPCELSVGEFKTKSGKMFTGILRDISQRKLQEEELYQYRNHLEDLVESQTMDLKMSKNIAEEASYMKSLFLANISHELKTPIHAILSYAELGEEKSATVSPEKIKEYFQIIDSSGKRLLGLLENLLDIAKLESGKMRYLFEKNCLKETTKFVINEMRLILEKRGITVVLVDKEERWEAEFDYERIQQVIRNILSNALKFIPNDTNIEISMVRREFIPRKTQSYVNGIGIQIRDFGPGIPPEDLDKIFEKFIQSKQVKAGTKGTGLGLSISREIVNDHHGLLYAENHESKGAIFTMLIPCSREGLR, from the coding sequence ATGACAATTAATTCTTCATTTCCTCGAATTTGGCAAAATCCTTCCGACTTTCCGGCGGATGTTGTTCTCCGGGAATTGGAAAACCTACTCAGATCCAATCCGGATTTTTGGCTTAAAATCAATAAAGAAGGAATCATTGTAGATTATAAATCTTCAAGGTTTGTGAACATTGGAGATAAACCAGAAACCTTACTTGGCAAACATATTGATGTGGGTCTTCCTCCTTACTTACGTGAAATTGCAACAGAAGCCCTTGCTTATTTATCTGAGAAAAAAAGCCAAGTGTTTTGGAAAGAGTATTCTTATGGTATAGAACCAAACATACGTCATGTGGAAGTACGTTTTGTGGTTTTATATGAAGGTTACATCATGTCCAATCACCGGGACATTACAGAAAGAAAAAGATTAGAAAGTGCTTTTCTCGAAAGTGAGTCTAGATTTCTTTCCATGGCACAAAATGCTGCCGATTCTATTGTCATTATCAATGATGAAGGGATCATTCAGTTTTTTAATAAAACTGCAGAAAAAACATTCAGTTATGACCAAGAAGAAGTAATAGGAAAAAATATATCGCTGATCATTCCTGATGGATATAAAGGAAAACAAAATACCTTTCTGAAAAAATACAAAGATACTGAGTTTCAACATCTAATCGGCGTGGGAAGGGAACTTGTCGCACAACGAAAGTCAGGTGAAATTTTTCCTTGTGAATTGTCTGTAGGAGAATTTAAAACGAAATCTGGTAAAATGTTTACTGGAATTTTACGTGACATTAGCCAAAGGAAACTCCAAGAAGAAGAACTTTATCAATATAGAAATCATTTAGAGGATTTGGTAGAAAGCCAAACTATGGACTTAAAAATGTCCAAAAATATTGCAGAAGAAGCTTCTTATATGAAGTCGTTATTTCTCGCAAATATCTCACACGAATTAAAAACACCAATTCACGCCATTCTAAGTTACGCCGAACTTGGGGAAGAAAAATCAGCCACAGTTTCTCCAGAAAAAATTAAAGAATACTTCCAGATCATTGATTCCTCAGGAAAACGACTGTTAGGTTTGCTAGAAAACCTGTTAGATATTGCCAAATTAGAATCAGGCAAAATGCGATATCTTTTCGAAAAAAACTGCTTAAAAGAAACAACTAAATTTGTGATCAACGAAATGCGCTTAATTTTGGAAAAAAGAGGGATCACAGTTGTTTTAGTAGACAAGGAAGAACGTTGGGAAGCCGAGTTTGATTACGAACGGATCCAGCAGGTGATACGAAATATTCTATCAAACGCATTAAAATTCATCCCAAATGACACTAATATTGAAATTAGTATGGTTCGAAGAGAATTTATTCCGAGAAAAACTCAGTCGTATGTAAATGGTATCGGAATACAAATTCGTGACTTTGGGCCGGGAATTCCTCCCGAAGATTTGGATAAAATTTTTGAAAAATTCATCCAGTCCAAACAAGTGAAAGCAGGAACCAAGGGAACGGGCCTAGGTTTGTCCATTTCAAGAGAGATCGTAAATGACCACCACGGATTGTTGTATGCCGAGAACCATGAATCAAAGGGAGCTATTTTTACTATGTTAATTCCTTGTTCTCGCGAGGGTCTTCGATGA
- a CDS encoding response regulator has protein sequence MINLLAVDDEMINLMIIDESLSDKGFNVVKAKDGEEAFQILSSDVSLFHAIILDRLMPKMDGIELLKKIKRSEKYKDIPVIFQTAMSSVTDMTEGLDAGAFYYLTKPYSRTLLVRIVQTAVEHFIKLQRAKEDLHKGMGALRHMITGEFRIRSIRESHELAPLLANACPDPERVLTGIMEILNNAIEHGNLGISYQEKSELHDNDKLMEEIFRRLDTPEFKDKFVKVTFDKNEHHIEIRVSDQGKGFDWQRYLSVEAMTKNAFKTHGRGIFMARKLSFDDLSYTDEGRTAVIRINLSNKQGNLLTDFQE, from the coding sequence ATGATCAACCTACTAGCGGTAGACGATGAAATGATCAACTTGATGATCATTGATGAGTCTTTGTCTGATAAAGGTTTTAATGTTGTCAAAGCAAAAGATGGAGAAGAGGCCTTTCAAATCCTAAGCTCTGATGTTTCATTATTTCATGCCATTATTTTGGATCGACTTATGCCAAAAATGGATGGAATCGAACTTTTAAAAAAAATCAAACGATCTGAAAAGTATAAAGACATTCCTGTGATCTTTCAAACGGCTATGAGTTCTGTCACAGATATGACTGAAGGATTGGACGCCGGTGCTTTTTATTATTTAACAAAACCATATTCTCGAACTTTGTTAGTTCGGATTGTTCAAACAGCGGTAGAACATTTTATCAAACTGCAACGTGCGAAAGAAGACTTACACAAAGGGATGGGTGCACTTCGGCATATGATTACTGGAGAGTTTCGCATTCGTTCCATTCGTGAATCTCATGAGTTGGCGCCACTTCTAGCCAATGCTTGCCCTGATCCCGAACGTGTGTTAACTGGAATTATGGAAATTTTAAACAATGCCATAGAACACGGAAACTTGGGAATTTCTTACCAAGAAAAATCCGAACTCCATGATAATGATAAACTTATGGAAGAAATTTTTAGAAGATTAGATACTCCTGAGTTTAAAGATAAATTTGTAAAAGTTACCTTCGATAAAAATGAACATCATATAGAAATTCGCGTGAGTGACCAAGGTAAAGGTTTTGATTGGCAAAGGTATTTATCAGTGGAAGCAATGACAAAGAATGCTTTTAAAACCCACGGACGTGGGATTTTTATGGCACGTAAGTTGTCCTTCGACGATCTTTCTTATACCGATGAAGGTAGAACTGCTGTGATCCGAATCAACTTATCCAATAAACAAGGGAATTTACTTACCGACTTTCAAGAATAA
- a CDS encoding HAD family hydrolase produces the protein MKHKGFIFDMDGVVVDNHTFHFKAWMEFSKKYNFPLNSEIYRDTFNGKTNADLFRMIFGNISDQKCKEYGDEKESWYQTLYKKEMKPHTGLVEYLDFLKAQNVKIALGTSAPPMNVDFTLDNLSLRHYFDVIIDGSKVEKGKPDPQVYELCAKELGLAPKDCVVFEDSLAGLQSGKAAGCSIIGVATSHTEQELKIYVNQIIHNFAEPSVFLL, from the coding sequence ATGAAACATAAAGGATTTATTTTTGATATGGATGGAGTTGTGGTTGATAACCATACTTTTCATTTTAAAGCATGGATGGAGTTTTCAAAAAAATATAATTTTCCATTAAACTCCGAAATTTACCGCGATACCTTCAATGGTAAAACCAATGCCGATCTATTTCGAATGATCTTTGGAAATATTTCAGACCAAAAATGTAAAGAGTATGGTGATGAAAAAGAAAGTTGGTACCAAACTTTATATAAAAAAGAAATGAAACCCCATACAGGGCTTGTAGAATACTTAGATTTTTTAAAAGCCCAAAATGTAAAAATTGCCCTTGGGACTTCCGCCCCTCCCATGAATGTCGATTTTACTTTAGACAATCTATCTTTAAGACATTATTTTGATGTGATTATCGATGGATCAAAAGTGGAAAAAGGCAAACCAGACCCACAAGTGTATGAACTCTGCGCAAAGGAATTAGGACTGGCACCAAAAGATTGTGTGGTTTTCGAAGATTCCCTTGCAGGTTTACAATCAGGTAAAGCGGCAGGATGTTCCATCATCGGAGTGGCCACATCCCATACGGAACAAGAACTAAAGATTTATGTGAATCAAATCATTCATAATTTCGCAGAACCATCAGTGTTTTTATTATAA
- a CDS encoding RluA family pseudouridine synthase gives MKQKTNTRFLPKGLSILYEDRDILVVDKPQGLLTIATESEKSKTAYAALMDYVKKGSERSKNRIFIVHRLDRETSGILVFAKTEIAKQTLQESWDKTKKIYLAVSHGNWKEKSGMIQSYLVESKAHRVYSTDEPELGKLSKTKYKVLKETNLYSLLEIELLTGRKNQIRVHLSDKKHPIVGDTKYGNDTRSYPRMALHSFSIQLTHPFSKKELTFETKIPNFISGLVSGYERNSNET, from the coding sequence ATGAAACAAAAAACAAATACGCGATTTTTACCGAAAGGCCTTAGCATTTTATATGAAGATAGAGACATCCTTGTTGTAGACAAACCGCAAGGTCTCTTAACCATCGCTACCGAATCCGAAAAATCAAAAACTGCTTATGCGGCTCTGATGGATTATGTGAAAAAAGGAAGCGAAAGATCCAAAAATAGAATCTTCATTGTTCACAGGTTAGATAGAGAAACTTCCGGAATTTTGGTATTTGCAAAAACAGAAATTGCAAAACAAACACTCCAAGAATCCTGGGACAAAACTAAAAAAATCTATCTTGCCGTGAGCCATGGGAATTGGAAAGAAAAGTCTGGAATGATCCAATCCTATCTTGTGGAATCAAAAGCACACCGAGTGTATTCCACAGACGAACCTGAACTTGGAAAACTATCGAAAACAAAATACAAAGTTTTAAAAGAAACAAACTTATATTCTTTATTAGAAATTGAACTTTTAACTGGCAGAAAAAATCAAATCCGTGTCCATCTCTCTGATAAAAAACATCCGATTGTGGGTGATACAAAGTATGGAAACGATACAAGATCTTATCCGCGAATGGCCTTACATTCTTTCTCCATTCAATTGACTCATCCGTTTAGTAAAAAAGAACTTACATTTGAAACCAAAATCCCAAACTTTATTTCAGGGCTTGTCAGTGGATATGAAAGGAATTCAAATGAAACATAA